Proteins from a genomic interval of Sparus aurata chromosome 21, fSpaAur1.1, whole genome shotgun sequence:
- the usp33 gene encoding ubiquitin carboxyl-terminal hydrolase 33 isoform X3: MPPASSCDCPHLDCVGEITKEELIQKSHGQCQDCKVGGPNLWACLENGCAYVGCGESHTDHSTVHSQETRHNLTVNLTTLRVWCYACGKEVFLERKLGPHSPHANTKPLPSPQNAGQDNSRAPGSPTSLRVPPNGGCEDLDMETEEEDELRARGLTGLKNIGNTCYMNAALQALSNCPPLTQFFLECGGMVRTDKKPALCKSYQKLVSDLWHKNRVSYVVPTNLFQGIKAINPMFRGYSQQDSQEFLRCLMDQLHEELKEPLPEPYDQSSGITVDDGHEEDNHSQSDNDFQSCESCGSSDRADNEVQGGNVLIEDTNEAEMLIPEQDEIQANREWQKEKNMINDFYRSGVNGVMGGNTGVDMDKDVDTTTEATPIISSQGAIKVQGRTTACSQQDSFPDIQMSTNNRPQSPVPMEGHIPKMSSSPPKAASGWPSLNPAHKKAVTTFSPPKNKRQKKYRSVISDVFDGTIVSSVQCLTCDRVSVTLENFQDISLPIPGKEDLAKLHSSTHQTSLVKAGSCGEAYAPQGWIAFVMEYIKSWFWGPVVTLQDCLAAFFARDELKGDNMYSCEKCKKLRNGVKFCKMQSLPEILCIHLKRFRHELMFSTKISTHVSFPLEGLDLQPFLAKDGSAQTSNYDLLSVICHHGTASSGHYIAYCRNDVNNLWYEFDDQSVTEVSESCVQNAEAYVLFYKKSNEDALKERRRVSGLFSMMEPSLLQFYISRQWLNKFKTFAEPGPISNDDFLCSHGGVPPNKATFIDDLVVMLPQNVWDHLYSRYGGGPAVNHLYVCHTCQIEIEKLEKRRKSELDMFVRLNKAFQEEESPVVIYCISMQWFREWEGFVKGKDNDPPGPIDNSKITVNKNGHLTLKQGADSGQISEETWNFLHSIYGGGPLVTVRPNISHQEAESSQSEEKIEVETRSV, from the exons ATGCCGCCGGCGTCCAGCTGTGACTGCCCCCACCTGGACTGCGTGGGGGAGATCACTAAGGAGGAGCTCATTCAGAAATCCCAT GGCCAGTGCCAAGACTGTAAAGTTGGAGGACCAAATTTGTGGGCGTGTTTAGAG AATGGCTGCGCGTATGTAGGCTGTGGAGAATCTCACACTGACCACAGCACTGTGCACTCGCAG GAGACGAGGCACAACCTCACAGTGAACCTGACCACGCTTCGAGTGTGGTGCTACGCCTGCGGCAAGGAGGTTTTCCTGGAGCGTAAACTAGGTCCTCACTCTCCCCACGCGAACACCAAACCCCTCCCCTCTCCACAGAATGCTGGTCAG GATAACAGCAGGGCCCCTGGGAGCCCGACCTCTCTGAGAGTGCCCCCTAATGGAGGCTGCGAAGACCTGGAcatggagacagaggaggaggatgagctGCGTGCGAGAG GCCTGACAGGGCTGAAGAACATAGGCAACACCTGCTACATGAACGCTGCCCTCCAGGCCCTGTCCAACTG cccGCCCTTGACACAGTTCTTTCTCGAATGTGGCGGCATGGTGAGGACGGACAAGAAGCCCGCACTCTGCAAAAGCTACCAGAAGCTAGTGTCCGACCTGTGGCACAAGAACAG AGTCTCCTACGTGGTCCCAACCAACTTGTTCCAGGGGATCAAAGCCATAAACCCCATGTTTAGAGGGTATTCTCAGCAG GACTCCCAGGAGTTTCTCCGCTGCTTGATGGATCAACTTCacgaggagctgaaggagccGCTGCCTGAACCCTACGACCAGTCCAGTGGCATCACCGTGGACGACGGCCATGAGGAGGACAaccacagtcagtcagacaaCGACTTCCAGTCATGCGAGTCGTGTGGTAGCAGCGACCGGGCCGATAACGAGGTGCAGGGCGGGAACGTGCTAATAGAAGACACCAATGAGGCTGAGATGCTTATTCCTGAGCAAGATGAGATCCAGGCCAACAGGGAGTGGCAGAAGGAGAAGAATATGATCAATGACTTTTACCGCTCTGGAGTTAATGGTGTAATGGGTGGTAACACTGGAGTGGACATGGACAAAGATGTTGACACCACCACTGAAGCCACACCAATTATCAGCAGCCAGGGAGCCATCAAGGTTCAAGGCAGAACAACAG CCTGCTCTCAACAAGATTCCTTCCCAGACATCCAAATGTCAACAAACAACAGACCACAGAGTCCAGTCCCGATGGAGGGACACATTCCCAAAATGTCCAGCAGCCCGCCCAAGGCTGCCTCAGGCTGGCCCAGCCTAAACCCTGCACACAAGAAAG CAGTGACCACATTCTCCCCACCAAAGAACAAGCGGCAGAAGAAATACCGCAGTGTCATCTCAGATGTGTTCGATGGGACCATTGTGAGCTCGGTTCAGTGCCTCACCTGTGATCGG GTGTCTGTGACCCTGGAGAACTTCCAGGATATCTCGTTGCCCATCCCGGGGAAGGAAGACCTGGCAAAGCTCCACTCCTCCACCCACCAGACCTCCCTGGTTAAAGCCGGCTCCTGTGGGGAAGCTTATGCACCGCAGGGCTGGATTGCATTTGTCATGGAATACATAAAGAG TTGGTTCTGGGGTCCAGTGGTTACGCTACAAGACTGTCTTGCAGCTTTCTTTGCCAGAGATGAACTAAAGG gaGACAATATGTACAGCTGTGAAAAATGCAAGAA aTTACGAAATGGAGTCAAATTTTGTAAAATGCAAAGTTTGCCAGAG ATCCTGTGTATCCACTTAAAGCGCTTCAGACACGAACTGATGTTCTCCACCAAGATAAGCACCCACGTCTCCTTCCCGCTTGAGGGCCTGGACCTGCAGCCCTTCTTGGCCAAGGACGGCTCCGCCCAGACCTCCAACTATGACCTGCTGTCAGTCATCTGTCACCACGGCACTGCCAGCA GTGGCCACTACATAGCGTACTGCAGGAATGATGTGAACAATCTGTGGTATGAATTTGATGACCAAAGTGTGACTGAGGTGTCTGAGTCCTGTGTCCAGAATGCTGAGGCTTATGTGCTCTTCtacaa AAAGAGTAACGAGGATGCACTGAAAGAACGTAGGAGGGTGTCCGGTTTATTCAGCATGATGGAGCCCAGCCTCCTGCAGTTCTACATCTCCCGCCAGTGGCTAAACAAGTTCAAGACCTTCGCTGAACCGGGCCCCATCTCCAATGACGACTTCCTGTGTTCGCATGGAG GTGTGCCACCCAACAAAGCAACATTCATCGACGACCTGGTGGTAATGCTGCCACAGAACGTGTGGGATCACCTTTACAGCAG GTATGGAGGGGGACCAGCTGTCAACCACCTGTACGTTTGCCACACGTGCCAGATCGAGATAgaaaaactggagaaaagaCGCAAGTCAGAGCTGGACATGTTCGTCAGG CTGAACAAGGCGTTCCAGGAGGAGGAGTCTCCAGTGGTCATATACTGCATCAGCATGCAGTGGTTTCGTGAGTGGGAGGGCTTTGTCAAAGGAAAAGACAATG ATCCGCCGGGACCCATTGATAATTCCAAGATTACAGTAAACAAGAATGGCCATTTAACACTCAAACAag GCGCTGACTCGGGGCAGATCTCCGAAGAAACGTGGAACTTCCTCCACTCGATCTACGGCGGCGGTCCACTGGTGACGGTTCGGCCAAACATCAGCCACCAGGAAGCAGAATCGTCACAGTCGGAGGAGAAGATCGAGGTGGAGACGCGCTCTGTCTAA
- the usp33 gene encoding ubiquitin carboxyl-terminal hydrolase 33 isoform X1: MPPASSCDCPHLDCVGEITKEELIQKSHGQCQDCKVGGPNLWACLENGCAYVGCGESHTDHSTVHSQETRHNLTVNLTTLRVWCYACGKEVFLERKLGPHSPHANTKPLPSPQNAGQDNSRAPGSPTSLRVPPNGGCEDLDMETEEEDELRARGLTGLKNIGNTCYMNAALQALSNCPPLTQFFLECGGMVRTDKKPALCKSYQKLVSDLWHKNRVSYVVPTNLFQGIKAINPMFRGYSQQDSQEFLRCLMDQLHEELKEPLPEPYDQSSGITVDDGHEEDNHSQSDNDFQSCESCGSSDRADNEVQGGNVLIEDTNEAEMLIPEQDEIQANREWQKEKNMINDFYRSGVNGVMGGNTGVDMDKDVDTTTEATPIISSQGAIKVQGRTTACSQQDSFPDIQMSTNNRPQSPVPMEGHIPKMSSSPPKAASGWPSLNPAHKKAVTTFSPPKNKRQKKYRSVISDVFDGTIVSSVQCLTCDRVSADATVSVTLENFQDISLPIPGKEDLAKLHSSTHQTSLVKAGSCGEAYAPQGWIAFVMEYIKSWFWGPVVTLQDCLAAFFARDELKGDNMYSCEKCKKLRNGVKFCKMQSLPEILCIHLKRFRHELMFSTKISTHVSFPLEGLDLQPFLAKDGSAQTSNYDLLSVICHHGTASSGHYIAYCRNDVNNLWYEFDDQSVTEVSESCVQNAEAYVLFYKKSNEDALKERRRVSGLFSMMEPSLLQFYISRQWLNKFKTFAEPGPISNDDFLCSHGGVPPNKATFIDDLVVMLPQNVWDHLYSRYGGGPAVNHLYVCHTCQIEIEKLEKRRKSELDMFVRLNKAFQEEESPVVIYCISMQWFREWEGFVKGKDNDPPGPIDNSKITVNKNGHLTLKQGADSGQISEETWNFLHSIYGGGPLVTVRPNISHQEAESSQSEEKIEVETRSV, translated from the exons ATGCCGCCGGCGTCCAGCTGTGACTGCCCCCACCTGGACTGCGTGGGGGAGATCACTAAGGAGGAGCTCATTCAGAAATCCCAT GGCCAGTGCCAAGACTGTAAAGTTGGAGGACCAAATTTGTGGGCGTGTTTAGAG AATGGCTGCGCGTATGTAGGCTGTGGAGAATCTCACACTGACCACAGCACTGTGCACTCGCAG GAGACGAGGCACAACCTCACAGTGAACCTGACCACGCTTCGAGTGTGGTGCTACGCCTGCGGCAAGGAGGTTTTCCTGGAGCGTAAACTAGGTCCTCACTCTCCCCACGCGAACACCAAACCCCTCCCCTCTCCACAGAATGCTGGTCAG GATAACAGCAGGGCCCCTGGGAGCCCGACCTCTCTGAGAGTGCCCCCTAATGGAGGCTGCGAAGACCTGGAcatggagacagaggaggaggatgagctGCGTGCGAGAG GCCTGACAGGGCTGAAGAACATAGGCAACACCTGCTACATGAACGCTGCCCTCCAGGCCCTGTCCAACTG cccGCCCTTGACACAGTTCTTTCTCGAATGTGGCGGCATGGTGAGGACGGACAAGAAGCCCGCACTCTGCAAAAGCTACCAGAAGCTAGTGTCCGACCTGTGGCACAAGAACAG AGTCTCCTACGTGGTCCCAACCAACTTGTTCCAGGGGATCAAAGCCATAAACCCCATGTTTAGAGGGTATTCTCAGCAG GACTCCCAGGAGTTTCTCCGCTGCTTGATGGATCAACTTCacgaggagctgaaggagccGCTGCCTGAACCCTACGACCAGTCCAGTGGCATCACCGTGGACGACGGCCATGAGGAGGACAaccacagtcagtcagacaaCGACTTCCAGTCATGCGAGTCGTGTGGTAGCAGCGACCGGGCCGATAACGAGGTGCAGGGCGGGAACGTGCTAATAGAAGACACCAATGAGGCTGAGATGCTTATTCCTGAGCAAGATGAGATCCAGGCCAACAGGGAGTGGCAGAAGGAGAAGAATATGATCAATGACTTTTACCGCTCTGGAGTTAATGGTGTAATGGGTGGTAACACTGGAGTGGACATGGACAAAGATGTTGACACCACCACTGAAGCCACACCAATTATCAGCAGCCAGGGAGCCATCAAGGTTCAAGGCAGAACAACAG CCTGCTCTCAACAAGATTCCTTCCCAGACATCCAAATGTCAACAAACAACAGACCACAGAGTCCAGTCCCGATGGAGGGACACATTCCCAAAATGTCCAGCAGCCCGCCCAAGGCTGCCTCAGGCTGGCCCAGCCTAAACCCTGCACACAAGAAAG CAGTGACCACATTCTCCCCACCAAAGAACAAGCGGCAGAAGAAATACCGCAGTGTCATCTCAGATGTGTTCGATGGGACCATTGTGAGCTCGGTTCAGTGCCTCACCTGTGATCGGGTTAGTGCGGATGCTACG GTGTCTGTGACCCTGGAGAACTTCCAGGATATCTCGTTGCCCATCCCGGGGAAGGAAGACCTGGCAAAGCTCCACTCCTCCACCCACCAGACCTCCCTGGTTAAAGCCGGCTCCTGTGGGGAAGCTTATGCACCGCAGGGCTGGATTGCATTTGTCATGGAATACATAAAGAG TTGGTTCTGGGGTCCAGTGGTTACGCTACAAGACTGTCTTGCAGCTTTCTTTGCCAGAGATGAACTAAAGG gaGACAATATGTACAGCTGTGAAAAATGCAAGAA aTTACGAAATGGAGTCAAATTTTGTAAAATGCAAAGTTTGCCAGAG ATCCTGTGTATCCACTTAAAGCGCTTCAGACACGAACTGATGTTCTCCACCAAGATAAGCACCCACGTCTCCTTCCCGCTTGAGGGCCTGGACCTGCAGCCCTTCTTGGCCAAGGACGGCTCCGCCCAGACCTCCAACTATGACCTGCTGTCAGTCATCTGTCACCACGGCACTGCCAGCA GTGGCCACTACATAGCGTACTGCAGGAATGATGTGAACAATCTGTGGTATGAATTTGATGACCAAAGTGTGACTGAGGTGTCTGAGTCCTGTGTCCAGAATGCTGAGGCTTATGTGCTCTTCtacaa AAAGAGTAACGAGGATGCACTGAAAGAACGTAGGAGGGTGTCCGGTTTATTCAGCATGATGGAGCCCAGCCTCCTGCAGTTCTACATCTCCCGCCAGTGGCTAAACAAGTTCAAGACCTTCGCTGAACCGGGCCCCATCTCCAATGACGACTTCCTGTGTTCGCATGGAG GTGTGCCACCCAACAAAGCAACATTCATCGACGACCTGGTGGTAATGCTGCCACAGAACGTGTGGGATCACCTTTACAGCAG GTATGGAGGGGGACCAGCTGTCAACCACCTGTACGTTTGCCACACGTGCCAGATCGAGATAgaaaaactggagaaaagaCGCAAGTCAGAGCTGGACATGTTCGTCAGG CTGAACAAGGCGTTCCAGGAGGAGGAGTCTCCAGTGGTCATATACTGCATCAGCATGCAGTGGTTTCGTGAGTGGGAGGGCTTTGTCAAAGGAAAAGACAATG ATCCGCCGGGACCCATTGATAATTCCAAGATTACAGTAAACAAGAATGGCCATTTAACACTCAAACAag GCGCTGACTCGGGGCAGATCTCCGAAGAAACGTGGAACTTCCTCCACTCGATCTACGGCGGCGGTCCACTGGTGACGGTTCGGCCAAACATCAGCCACCAGGAAGCAGAATCGTCACAGTCGGAGGAGAAGATCGAGGTGGAGACGCGCTCTGTCTAA
- the usp33 gene encoding ubiquitin carboxyl-terminal hydrolase 33 isoform X4, with amino-acid sequence MPPASSCDCPHLDCVGEITKEELIQKSHGQCQDCKVGGPNLWACLENGCAYVGCGESHTDHSTVHSQETRHNLTVNLTTLRVWCYACGKEVFLERKLGPHSPHANTKPLPSPQNAGQDNSRAPGSPTSLRVPPNGGCEDLDMETEEEDELRARGLTGLKNIGNTCYMNAALQALSNCPPLTQFFLECGGMVRTDKKPALCKSYQKLVSDLWHKNRVSYVVPTNLFQGIKAINPMFRGYSQQDSQEFLRCLMDQLHEELKEPLPEPYDQSSGITVDDGHEEDNHSQSDNDFQSCESCGSSDRADNEVQGGNVLIEDTNEAEMLIPEQDEIQANREWQKEKNMINDFYRSGVNGVMGGNTGVDMDKDVDTTTEATPIISSQGAIKVQGRTTDSFPDIQMSTNNRPQSPVPMEGHIPKMSSSPPKAASGWPSLNPAHKKAVTTFSPPKNKRQKKYRSVISDVFDGTIVSSVQCLTCDRVSVTLENFQDISLPIPGKEDLAKLHSSTHQTSLVKAGSCGEAYAPQGWIAFVMEYIKSWFWGPVVTLQDCLAAFFARDELKGDNMYSCEKCKKLRNGVKFCKMQSLPEILCIHLKRFRHELMFSTKISTHVSFPLEGLDLQPFLAKDGSAQTSNYDLLSVICHHGTASSGHYIAYCRNDVNNLWYEFDDQSVTEVSESCVQNAEAYVLFYKKSNEDALKERRRVSGLFSMMEPSLLQFYISRQWLNKFKTFAEPGPISNDDFLCSHGGVPPNKATFIDDLVVMLPQNVWDHLYSRYGGGPAVNHLYVCHTCQIEIEKLEKRRKSELDMFVRLNKAFQEEESPVVIYCISMQWFREWEGFVKGKDNDPPGPIDNSKITVNKNGHLTLKQGADSGQISEETWNFLHSIYGGGPLVTVRPNISHQEAESSQSEEKIEVETRSV; translated from the exons ATGCCGCCGGCGTCCAGCTGTGACTGCCCCCACCTGGACTGCGTGGGGGAGATCACTAAGGAGGAGCTCATTCAGAAATCCCAT GGCCAGTGCCAAGACTGTAAAGTTGGAGGACCAAATTTGTGGGCGTGTTTAGAG AATGGCTGCGCGTATGTAGGCTGTGGAGAATCTCACACTGACCACAGCACTGTGCACTCGCAG GAGACGAGGCACAACCTCACAGTGAACCTGACCACGCTTCGAGTGTGGTGCTACGCCTGCGGCAAGGAGGTTTTCCTGGAGCGTAAACTAGGTCCTCACTCTCCCCACGCGAACACCAAACCCCTCCCCTCTCCACAGAATGCTGGTCAG GATAACAGCAGGGCCCCTGGGAGCCCGACCTCTCTGAGAGTGCCCCCTAATGGAGGCTGCGAAGACCTGGAcatggagacagaggaggaggatgagctGCGTGCGAGAG GCCTGACAGGGCTGAAGAACATAGGCAACACCTGCTACATGAACGCTGCCCTCCAGGCCCTGTCCAACTG cccGCCCTTGACACAGTTCTTTCTCGAATGTGGCGGCATGGTGAGGACGGACAAGAAGCCCGCACTCTGCAAAAGCTACCAGAAGCTAGTGTCCGACCTGTGGCACAAGAACAG AGTCTCCTACGTGGTCCCAACCAACTTGTTCCAGGGGATCAAAGCCATAAACCCCATGTTTAGAGGGTATTCTCAGCAG GACTCCCAGGAGTTTCTCCGCTGCTTGATGGATCAACTTCacgaggagctgaaggagccGCTGCCTGAACCCTACGACCAGTCCAGTGGCATCACCGTGGACGACGGCCATGAGGAGGACAaccacagtcagtcagacaaCGACTTCCAGTCATGCGAGTCGTGTGGTAGCAGCGACCGGGCCGATAACGAGGTGCAGGGCGGGAACGTGCTAATAGAAGACACCAATGAGGCTGAGATGCTTATTCCTGAGCAAGATGAGATCCAGGCCAACAGGGAGTGGCAGAAGGAGAAGAATATGATCAATGACTTTTACCGCTCTGGAGTTAATGGTGTAATGGGTGGTAACACTGGAGTGGACATGGACAAAGATGTTGACACCACCACTGAAGCCACACCAATTATCAGCAGCCAGGGAGCCATCAAGGTTCAAGGCAGAACAACAG ATTCCTTCCCAGACATCCAAATGTCAACAAACAACAGACCACAGAGTCCAGTCCCGATGGAGGGACACATTCCCAAAATGTCCAGCAGCCCGCCCAAGGCTGCCTCAGGCTGGCCCAGCCTAAACCCTGCACACAAGAAAG CAGTGACCACATTCTCCCCACCAAAGAACAAGCGGCAGAAGAAATACCGCAGTGTCATCTCAGATGTGTTCGATGGGACCATTGTGAGCTCGGTTCAGTGCCTCACCTGTGATCGG GTGTCTGTGACCCTGGAGAACTTCCAGGATATCTCGTTGCCCATCCCGGGGAAGGAAGACCTGGCAAAGCTCCACTCCTCCACCCACCAGACCTCCCTGGTTAAAGCCGGCTCCTGTGGGGAAGCTTATGCACCGCAGGGCTGGATTGCATTTGTCATGGAATACATAAAGAG TTGGTTCTGGGGTCCAGTGGTTACGCTACAAGACTGTCTTGCAGCTTTCTTTGCCAGAGATGAACTAAAGG gaGACAATATGTACAGCTGTGAAAAATGCAAGAA aTTACGAAATGGAGTCAAATTTTGTAAAATGCAAAGTTTGCCAGAG ATCCTGTGTATCCACTTAAAGCGCTTCAGACACGAACTGATGTTCTCCACCAAGATAAGCACCCACGTCTCCTTCCCGCTTGAGGGCCTGGACCTGCAGCCCTTCTTGGCCAAGGACGGCTCCGCCCAGACCTCCAACTATGACCTGCTGTCAGTCATCTGTCACCACGGCACTGCCAGCA GTGGCCACTACATAGCGTACTGCAGGAATGATGTGAACAATCTGTGGTATGAATTTGATGACCAAAGTGTGACTGAGGTGTCTGAGTCCTGTGTCCAGAATGCTGAGGCTTATGTGCTCTTCtacaa AAAGAGTAACGAGGATGCACTGAAAGAACGTAGGAGGGTGTCCGGTTTATTCAGCATGATGGAGCCCAGCCTCCTGCAGTTCTACATCTCCCGCCAGTGGCTAAACAAGTTCAAGACCTTCGCTGAACCGGGCCCCATCTCCAATGACGACTTCCTGTGTTCGCATGGAG GTGTGCCACCCAACAAAGCAACATTCATCGACGACCTGGTGGTAATGCTGCCACAGAACGTGTGGGATCACCTTTACAGCAG GTATGGAGGGGGACCAGCTGTCAACCACCTGTACGTTTGCCACACGTGCCAGATCGAGATAgaaaaactggagaaaagaCGCAAGTCAGAGCTGGACATGTTCGTCAGG CTGAACAAGGCGTTCCAGGAGGAGGAGTCTCCAGTGGTCATATACTGCATCAGCATGCAGTGGTTTCGTGAGTGGGAGGGCTTTGTCAAAGGAAAAGACAATG ATCCGCCGGGACCCATTGATAATTCCAAGATTACAGTAAACAAGAATGGCCATTTAACACTCAAACAag GCGCTGACTCGGGGCAGATCTCCGAAGAAACGTGGAACTTCCTCCACTCGATCTACGGCGGCGGTCCACTGGTGACGGTTCGGCCAAACATCAGCCACCAGGAAGCAGAATCGTCACAGTCGGAGGAGAAGATCGAGGTGGAGACGCGCTCTGTCTAA
- the usp33 gene encoding ubiquitin carboxyl-terminal hydrolase 33 isoform X2 has protein sequence MPPASSCDCPHLDCVGEITKEELIQKSHGQCQDCKVGGPNLWACLENGCAYVGCGESHTDHSTVHSQETRHNLTVNLTTLRVWCYACGKEVFLERKLGPHSPHANTKPLPSPQNAGQDNSRAPGSPTSLRVPPNGGCEDLDMETEEEDELRARGLTGLKNIGNTCYMNAALQALSNCPPLTQFFLECGGMVRTDKKPALCKSYQKLVSDLWHKNRVSYVVPTNLFQGIKAINPMFRGYSQQDSQEFLRCLMDQLHEELKEPLPEPYDQSSGITVDDGHEEDNHSQSDNDFQSCESCGSSDRADNEVQGGNVLIEDTNEAEMLIPEQDEIQANREWQKEKNMINDFYRSGVNGVMGGNTGVDMDKDVDTTTEATPIISSQGAIKVQGRTTDSFPDIQMSTNNRPQSPVPMEGHIPKMSSSPPKAASGWPSLNPAHKKAVTTFSPPKNKRQKKYRSVISDVFDGTIVSSVQCLTCDRVSADATVSVTLENFQDISLPIPGKEDLAKLHSSTHQTSLVKAGSCGEAYAPQGWIAFVMEYIKSWFWGPVVTLQDCLAAFFARDELKGDNMYSCEKCKKLRNGVKFCKMQSLPEILCIHLKRFRHELMFSTKISTHVSFPLEGLDLQPFLAKDGSAQTSNYDLLSVICHHGTASSGHYIAYCRNDVNNLWYEFDDQSVTEVSESCVQNAEAYVLFYKKSNEDALKERRRVSGLFSMMEPSLLQFYISRQWLNKFKTFAEPGPISNDDFLCSHGGVPPNKATFIDDLVVMLPQNVWDHLYSRYGGGPAVNHLYVCHTCQIEIEKLEKRRKSELDMFVRLNKAFQEEESPVVIYCISMQWFREWEGFVKGKDNDPPGPIDNSKITVNKNGHLTLKQGADSGQISEETWNFLHSIYGGGPLVTVRPNISHQEAESSQSEEKIEVETRSV, from the exons ATGCCGCCGGCGTCCAGCTGTGACTGCCCCCACCTGGACTGCGTGGGGGAGATCACTAAGGAGGAGCTCATTCAGAAATCCCAT GGCCAGTGCCAAGACTGTAAAGTTGGAGGACCAAATTTGTGGGCGTGTTTAGAG AATGGCTGCGCGTATGTAGGCTGTGGAGAATCTCACACTGACCACAGCACTGTGCACTCGCAG GAGACGAGGCACAACCTCACAGTGAACCTGACCACGCTTCGAGTGTGGTGCTACGCCTGCGGCAAGGAGGTTTTCCTGGAGCGTAAACTAGGTCCTCACTCTCCCCACGCGAACACCAAACCCCTCCCCTCTCCACAGAATGCTGGTCAG GATAACAGCAGGGCCCCTGGGAGCCCGACCTCTCTGAGAGTGCCCCCTAATGGAGGCTGCGAAGACCTGGAcatggagacagaggaggaggatgagctGCGTGCGAGAG GCCTGACAGGGCTGAAGAACATAGGCAACACCTGCTACATGAACGCTGCCCTCCAGGCCCTGTCCAACTG cccGCCCTTGACACAGTTCTTTCTCGAATGTGGCGGCATGGTGAGGACGGACAAGAAGCCCGCACTCTGCAAAAGCTACCAGAAGCTAGTGTCCGACCTGTGGCACAAGAACAG AGTCTCCTACGTGGTCCCAACCAACTTGTTCCAGGGGATCAAAGCCATAAACCCCATGTTTAGAGGGTATTCTCAGCAG GACTCCCAGGAGTTTCTCCGCTGCTTGATGGATCAACTTCacgaggagctgaaggagccGCTGCCTGAACCCTACGACCAGTCCAGTGGCATCACCGTGGACGACGGCCATGAGGAGGACAaccacagtcagtcagacaaCGACTTCCAGTCATGCGAGTCGTGTGGTAGCAGCGACCGGGCCGATAACGAGGTGCAGGGCGGGAACGTGCTAATAGAAGACACCAATGAGGCTGAGATGCTTATTCCTGAGCAAGATGAGATCCAGGCCAACAGGGAGTGGCAGAAGGAGAAGAATATGATCAATGACTTTTACCGCTCTGGAGTTAATGGTGTAATGGGTGGTAACACTGGAGTGGACATGGACAAAGATGTTGACACCACCACTGAAGCCACACCAATTATCAGCAGCCAGGGAGCCATCAAGGTTCAAGGCAGAACAACAG ATTCCTTCCCAGACATCCAAATGTCAACAAACAACAGACCACAGAGTCCAGTCCCGATGGAGGGACACATTCCCAAAATGTCCAGCAGCCCGCCCAAGGCTGCCTCAGGCTGGCCCAGCCTAAACCCTGCACACAAGAAAG CAGTGACCACATTCTCCCCACCAAAGAACAAGCGGCAGAAGAAATACCGCAGTGTCATCTCAGATGTGTTCGATGGGACCATTGTGAGCTCGGTTCAGTGCCTCACCTGTGATCGGGTTAGTGCGGATGCTACG GTGTCTGTGACCCTGGAGAACTTCCAGGATATCTCGTTGCCCATCCCGGGGAAGGAAGACCTGGCAAAGCTCCACTCCTCCACCCACCAGACCTCCCTGGTTAAAGCCGGCTCCTGTGGGGAAGCTTATGCACCGCAGGGCTGGATTGCATTTGTCATGGAATACATAAAGAG TTGGTTCTGGGGTCCAGTGGTTACGCTACAAGACTGTCTTGCAGCTTTCTTTGCCAGAGATGAACTAAAGG gaGACAATATGTACAGCTGTGAAAAATGCAAGAA aTTACGAAATGGAGTCAAATTTTGTAAAATGCAAAGTTTGCCAGAG ATCCTGTGTATCCACTTAAAGCGCTTCAGACACGAACTGATGTTCTCCACCAAGATAAGCACCCACGTCTCCTTCCCGCTTGAGGGCCTGGACCTGCAGCCCTTCTTGGCCAAGGACGGCTCCGCCCAGACCTCCAACTATGACCTGCTGTCAGTCATCTGTCACCACGGCACTGCCAGCA GTGGCCACTACATAGCGTACTGCAGGAATGATGTGAACAATCTGTGGTATGAATTTGATGACCAAAGTGTGACTGAGGTGTCTGAGTCCTGTGTCCAGAATGCTGAGGCTTATGTGCTCTTCtacaa AAAGAGTAACGAGGATGCACTGAAAGAACGTAGGAGGGTGTCCGGTTTATTCAGCATGATGGAGCCCAGCCTCCTGCAGTTCTACATCTCCCGCCAGTGGCTAAACAAGTTCAAGACCTTCGCTGAACCGGGCCCCATCTCCAATGACGACTTCCTGTGTTCGCATGGAG GTGTGCCACCCAACAAAGCAACATTCATCGACGACCTGGTGGTAATGCTGCCACAGAACGTGTGGGATCACCTTTACAGCAG GTATGGAGGGGGACCAGCTGTCAACCACCTGTACGTTTGCCACACGTGCCAGATCGAGATAgaaaaactggagaaaagaCGCAAGTCAGAGCTGGACATGTTCGTCAGG CTGAACAAGGCGTTCCAGGAGGAGGAGTCTCCAGTGGTCATATACTGCATCAGCATGCAGTGGTTTCGTGAGTGGGAGGGCTTTGTCAAAGGAAAAGACAATG ATCCGCCGGGACCCATTGATAATTCCAAGATTACAGTAAACAAGAATGGCCATTTAACACTCAAACAag GCGCTGACTCGGGGCAGATCTCCGAAGAAACGTGGAACTTCCTCCACTCGATCTACGGCGGCGGTCCACTGGTGACGGTTCGGCCAAACATCAGCCACCAGGAAGCAGAATCGTCACAGTCGGAGGAGAAGATCGAGGTGGAGACGCGCTCTGTCTAA